A stretch of Camelina sativa cultivar DH55 chromosome 18, Cs, whole genome shotgun sequence DNA encodes these proteins:
- the LOC104761194 gene encoding alkane hydroxylase MAH1-like: MDSISSIGVSIAIICFLILHCFPFKKHLYRFFIISWPVVGMIPGLVLVLHRVYDFTVELFESTELTFLFKGPWFVGMDMLLTADPANIHYIVNSNFSNFVKGSDFKEVFDAFEYALLTKDSVAWKNLRKATHVMINHQGFQRLSMSTMRGKLKDGLVPFFNHTAEEGTTVDLQEVFRRFTFDITLVTVTGCDDPRSLSIDMPEVESAKALDDIVEGIKYRHVKPRFLWKLQKWTGVGIEKKMTEAGAIFDRVCAKYISARREEIKRSQGIDHDHCDGESEDLLTSHIKLDTTKYQLLDPINDKFLRDNVLALILAGRDTIASALTWFFWLLSENPKAMTKIRQEINKILPRSSSSSCQETPSYDPMECVNKLMYLHAALCETMRLYPPVPLERVSPLESDVLPSGHKVEANSNILIFIYGVGRMRAVWGEDALDFKPERWISETGELRHIPAFKFLAFNAGPRICLGKQLAMILMKNVAVEILQNYDIKVATGQKFEPDTSLILRMKHGFKVTINKRCSG, translated from the coding sequence ATGGATTCAATAAGCTCAATTGGAGTTTCCATAGCCATCATTTGCTTTCTCATCCTCCATTGCTTCCCCTTCAAGAAACATCTTTACCGGTTCTTTATAATTAGCTGGCCGGTTGTTGGGATGATTCCGGGTCTTGTCTTGGTGCTCCACCGTGTCTATGACTTCACAGTGGAGCTTTTTGAAAGCACTGAGCTAACATTTTTATTCAAGGGACCGTGGTTCGTTGGAATGGATATGCTGCTCACAGCTGATCCAGCTAATATTCACTACATAGTAAACTCAAACTTCTCCAACTTTGTTAAAGGTTCTGACTTCAAAGAAGTCTTTGATGCCTTCGAATATGCTTTACTCACAAAGGACTCGGTGGCATGGAAGAATCTGAGGAAAGCTACTCATGTCATGATCAACCATCAAGGATTTCAAAGATTGTCAATGAGTACCATGAGAGGTAAACTCAAGGATGGGCTTGTTCCATTTTTTAATCATACCGCTGAGGAAGGCACAACCGTAGATTTACAAGAAGTGTTCCGGAGGTTCACGTTTGATATAACTCTAGTTACTGTAACTGGGTGTGATGATCCTAGATCTCTCTCCATTGACATGCCAGAGGTTGAGTCGGCTAAAGCTCTAGACGATATAGTAGAAGGGATAAAGTATAGGCATGTTAAACCTAGATTCTTGTGGAAGCTGCAAAAATGGACTGGAGTCGggatagagaagaagatgacagaAGCTGGTGCCATTTTTGATAGAGTGTGTGCAAAATACATATCAGCCAGGAGAGAAGAGATAAAAAGATCACAAGGGATTGATCATGACCATTGTGATGGAGAAAGTGAAGATCTTTTGACATCTCATATAAAGCTTGATACAACCAAGTACCAGCTCTTGGATCCTATCAATGATAAATTCCTTAGAGATAATGTCTTAGCTTTAATACTAGCTGGGAGAGATACCATTGCCTCTGCTCTCACTTGGTTCTTCTGGCTTTTGTCTGAAAACCCTAAAGCGATGACTAAGATTCGCCAAGAGATTAACAAGATTCTACCaagaagtagtagtagtagttgcCAAGAGACGCCATCTTATGATCCAATGGAGTGCGTAAACAAGTTAATGTATCTACATGCCGCATTGTGTGAGACAATGAGGCTTTACCCACCGGTCCCTCTCGAGCGTGTGTCTCCTCTAGAATCAGATGTGCTTCCAAGTGGACATAAAGTCGAAGCAAACTCAAACATTTTGATCTTCATTTATGGGGTTGGTAGGATGAGAGCTGTATGGGGAGAAGATGCCTTAGACTTCAAGCCAGAGAGATGGATTTCGGAGACCGGAGAGTTGAGACATATACCTGCCTTCAAGTTCTTAGCTTTCAATGCTGGCCCAAGAATATGCTTGGGTAAGCAATTAGCTATGATTCTAATGAAGAATGTGGCGGTGGAGATATTACAAAACTATGACATTAAGGTTGCCACAGGGCAGAAGTTTGAACCGGATACTAGTTTAATTCTTAGAATGAAGCATGGATTTAAGGTTACAATTAACAAGAGATGTTCAGGTTAA
- the LOC109130602 gene encoding putative defensin-like protein 270 → MMPSKSHLVALLLIISLIVNVQSIRIMDDSEDCKYKGPCHKREDCFQRCGLKAPSHGALCVPSGNNLERVCCCLY, encoded by the exons ATGATGCCTTCAAAGTCTCATTTGGTTgctcttctcttgatcatttcTCTCATTGTTAATGTTCAATCTATtc GGATTATGGATGATTCAGAAGATTGTAAATACAAAGGACCATGTCACAAGAGGGAAGATTGTTTCCAAAGATGTGGACTAAAAGCACCTTCTCATGGTGCTTTGTGTGTACCTTCAGGAAATAATCTGGAACGTGTATGTTGTTGTCTCTATTAA
- the LOC104761193 gene encoding peroxidase 66: MAFSKALILALIFVVFAIVKPSEGALNAHYYDQSCPAAEKIILDTVRNASLYDPKVPARLLRMFFHDCFIRGCDASILLDSVVSNQAEKDGPPNISVRSFYVIEEAKKKLEKACPRTVSCADVIAIAARDVVTLSGGPYWSVLKGRKDGTVSLASESTNLPPPTFNVSQLIQSFAARGLSVKDMVTLSGGHTIGFSHCSSFEPRLQNFSKFHDIDPSMNYEFAQTLKKKCPRSTNRDKNAGTFLDSTASVFDNVYYKQILSGKGVFVSDQTLLGDSRTKKIVEKYAQDQKAFFREFAAAMVKLGNIGVKKTGQVRVHPRFIN, translated from the exons ATGGCATTCTCGAAAGCACTCATACTTGCTTtgatctttgttgtttttgcgATAGTTAAGCCTTCAGAAGGTGCTCTTAATGCTCATTACTATGATCAATCGTGCCCCGCTGCTGAAAAAATCATACTTGACACTGTTAGGAATGCTTCTTTGTATGATCCCAAAGTGCCTGCTCGTCTCCTAAGAATGTTCTTCCACGACTGTTTCATCAGG GGATGTGATGCGTCTATTCTACTAGACTCGGTAGTGTCAAACCAAGCTGAGAAGGATGGTCCTCCAAACATCTCGGTACGGTCATTTTACGTGATCGAAGAAGCTAAGAAAAAGCTCGAAAAGGCTTGTCCTCGTACTGTGTCTTGTGCCGATGTAATCGCCATTGCAGCCAGAGATGTAGTCACCCTG TCCGGTGGTCCTTACTGGAGCGTACTAAAAGGGCGAAAAGACGGAACAGTTTCGCTAGCCAGCGAGAGTACAAATCTCCCACCACCAACGTTCAATGTTTCACAACTGATCCAAAGCTTTGCAGCAAGAGGATTGTCAGTGAAAGACATGGTTACGCTCTCAGGTGGCCACACCATAGGGTTCTCTCACTGTTCTTCTTTTGAGCCCCGTCTTCAAAACTTCAGCAAATTCCACGATATTGATCCTTCGATGAACTATGAGTTTGCACAAACCCTGAAAAAGAAATGCCCAAGATCAACTAACCGGGACAAGAACGCAGGGACGTTCTTGGACTCTACAGCCTCGGTTTTCGATAATGTTTACTACAAGCAGATTTTGTCTGGGAAAGGCGTGTTTGTGTCTGATCAGACGCTTCTTGGCGATTCCCGGACTAAGAAAATCGTGGAGAAGTATGCTCAAGACCAAAAAGCTTTCTTCAGAGAGTTTGCAGCTGCCATGGTGAAACTTGGAAACATTGGAGTCAAGAAGACCGGACAAGTGAGAGTTCACCCCCGGTTCATCAACTAA
- the LOC104763385 gene encoding probable long-chain-alcohol O-fatty-acyltransferase 5, with product MEEELKNLIKVLVFTIISVSYCYYLPPRIKSGLPRFLSVSPILALFLVLPLFFSTVHLSFITAFFLTWLANFKLILFSFDKGPLVPVPASLSRFLCFTCFPIKTQQNPNPQTHSPVLAFAVKVAIFGVLLHLYDYKKTLPPVLLLGLYFLHMYLEIEIILTLLKVFVSISLGCDLEPQSNKPYLATSLQDFWGRRWNTIVPTILKPAVYKPMRQVSERRMSSDWALYSGILVTFTVSGLVHDFLFFYLTREMPTGEVTLFFMLQGACLAAELAVKKKTTVTQRWQLSPVVSRILTVGFVFLTGSWLMIPQLARSGVVEKYINEGLFLVSFLKHKFI from the coding sequence ATGGAGGAAGAACTCAAGAACTTGATCAAAGTCTTGGTTTTTACAATCATCTCCGTATCTTACTGTTACTATTTGCCACCTAGAATCAAATCAGGACTTCCTCGGTTCCTCTCTGTTTCCCCCAtccttgctctgtttcttgttcttcctctgtttttctccaCTGTGCATCTCTCTTTCATCACAGCATTTTTCCTCACATGGCTCGCAAATTTCAAACTCATCCTCTTCTCCTTTGACAAAGGTCCTCTAGTCCCAGTTCCCGCAAGTCTCTCTCGGTTCCTCTGCTTTACTTGCTTTCCAAtcaaaacccaacaaaaccctaaccctcaAACTCATTCGCCCGTATTGGCTTTCGCCGTTAAAGTTGCTATCTTTGGTGTGTTATTACATTTGTATGATTACAAAAAAACTCTGCCTCCGGTTCTGCTATTAGGACTCTATTTTTTACATATGTACCTAGAGATTGAGATTATTCTTACGTTActcaaagtttttgtttctatctCTCTTGGGTGCGACCTGGAGCCACAGTCTAATAAACCATACTTAGCCACATCTCTTCAAGACTTCTGGGGGCGACGATGGAATACTATTGTGCCAACGATTCTCAAACCAGCCGTTTACAAACCAATGCGGCAAGTCTCTGAACGGCGAATGAGCTCCGATTGGGCTCTGTACTCTGGGATCTTGGTGACGTTCACCGTCTCTGGTTTGGTCCAcgactttctcttcttctatttaACTCGTGAGATGCCCACGGGAGAAGTTACTCTGTTCTTCATGTTACAAGGCGCTTGCCTTGCGGCGGAATTggctgtgaagaagaagacgacggtGACGCAGCGGTGGCAGTTGAGTCCGGTAGTTTCAAGGATACTCACAGTGGGGTTTGTGTTCCTGACTGGTTCGTGGTTGATGATACCTCAGCTTGCTAGGAGCGGCGTGGTGGAGAAATACATCAACGAGGGTTTGTTTTTAGTTAGTTTCTTGAAGCACAAGTTTATCTAG
- the LOC104761188 gene encoding uncharacterized protein LOC104761188, protein MGRNCHGGGGEGAIFSSSKSKRKANGCMAAFHHLFDFQHFYFHSHHHLTIDSPSRSKGLKLIEESLPLTTFKDKQSLNIPVSMIVRTEVGTKSSRLRALATDSSTSSSEICSSPGSKTPNLVARLMGLDLLPDRTDSLSNLHVRSSHHGSSRLTNHRISNKGTRSLPVSPRISSARKSDFDIHRLSLQLNKEKKQEEFRCSRLKEMKQDQEENRSPRDYARQIVKQIKERFATRRVVGMDITNSVKNREASARPPHELRRDTTVSCSPRTRFSNKENKQSTTRKPNSSSSFRQEQIIHQKPKPTTVILVSMSKATGEKQSQNRVKQRQLKPINRCNKAESETRLTTQRPIIKSTSPTSDIRIKQRETILSEPRDVKAKPSHKKMFKKIPNSNVLENISATRPPQKQINERDRPKSNEDAYVCSSMIHKIEKNSPQVATELGSEKDYITRIMNLAGTKNISPTTTMLDPSIFRKLEHFGDYPSGSLALQCNRKLLFDLLNEFYAKRCLNNHGSELISELCSAAVARYSSKCCQVPGELALMDVDHLQQKKNKEIEEEEEEIIAEIEREIIDALVHETASELRQIIYGPKI, encoded by the exons ATGGGAAGAAACTGCCACGGCGGTGGCGGTGAAGGAGCAATCTTTTCCTCATCTAAGTCCAAGAGAAAAGCAAATGGATGCATGGCTGCTTTTCACCACTTGTTtgattttcaacatttttactTCCATTCTCATCATCACCTCACCATTGATTCTCCTTCAAGGTCAAAAG GCTTGAAGTTAATAGAAGAGTCTCTACCATTAACAACCTTTAAGGACAAACAAAGTTTAAATATTCCT GTAAGCATGATAGTGAGAACAGAGGTAGGGACAAAGAGTTCAAGACTGAGAGCTCTTGCGACTGATAGTTCCACATCTTCATCTGAAATATGCAGCTCACCAGGAAGCAAAACACCAAACTTGGTGGCTAGACTAATGggtcttgatcttcttcctgATAGAACTGATTCACTGTCAAATCTTCATGTAAGGTCGAGCCATCATGGATCAAGTCGTCTCACAAACCATAGAATTTCCAATAAAGGCACACGATCTTTACCGGTGAGCCCTAGAATCTCCTCTGCTCGGAAATCGGATTTCGACATTCATCGTCTCTCCCTTCAGctgaacaaagagaaaaaacaagaagagtTTAGGTGTTCAAGGCTGAAAGAGATGAAACAAGACCAAGAAGAGAACCGAAGTCCGAGAGATTACGCGAGGCAGATagtaaaacaaatcaaagagaGATTCGCCACTAGAAGAGTCGTCGGTATGGATATAACAAACTCGGTGAAGAACAGAGAGGCAAGCGCAAGACCACCACATGAGCTTAGAAGAGACACAACAGTTTCTTGCTCACCAAGAACCAGGttttcaaataaagaaaacaaacagagCACCACTCGTAAACCTAATTCCTCATCTTCCTTCAGACAAGAACAGATCATTCATCAGAAGCCAAAGCCAACAACAGTGATTCTTGTTTCCATGTCAAAAGCCACTGGAGAGAAACAGAGTCAGAACAGAGTAAAACAAAGGCAACTAAAACCCATCAACCGATGCAACAAGGCAGAGAGTGAAACAAGGCTCACTACTCAACGTCCCATAATAAAGTCTACTTCTCCAACATCCGATATTCGAATCAAACAGCGAGAGACTATCTTGTCAGAACCGAGAGACGTTAAAGCCAAGCCTTCACACAAGAAGATGTTCAAGAAAATACCAAATTCAAATGTTCTTGAAAACATCTCTGCCACAAGACCTCCTCAGAAACAG ATTAACGAAAGAGATAGACCGAAATCGAATGAAGACGCATACGTTTGCTCTAGTATGATACACAAAATCGAGAAGAATAGTCCACAAGTAGCCACTGAACTCGGTTCTGAAAAGGACTACATCACAAGAATAATGAATCTTGCGGGAACCAAGAATAtctcaccaacaacaacaatgctcGATCCTTCGATTTTTCGCAAACTAGAGCATTTTGGAGATTATCCATCAGGATCATTGGCTCTTCAATGCAATAGGAAGCTATTGTTCGATCTACTGAACGAGTTTTACGCGAAAAGATGCCTAAACAATCATGGATCGGAGCTAATCAGCGAGCTTTGTTCCGCGGCTGTAGCGAGATATAGCAGCAAGTGTTGTCAAGTTCCTGGAGAGCTTGCTTTAATGGACGTTGATCACCTtcaacagaagaagaacaaggagattgaagaggaagaagaagagatcattGCAGAGATTGAGCGGGAGATCATAGACGCACTCGTTCACGAAACAGCGTCTGAACTGAGACAAATCATTTATGGGCCGAAGATTTGA
- the LOC104761186 gene encoding probable fructokinase-7: protein MGENAISGNLKNLTIDTKDSENLVVCFGEMLIDFVPTVGGVSLAEAPAFKKAPGGAPANVAVGVSRLGGSSAFIGKVGDDEFGRMLADILRLNNVDNSGMRFDHNARTALAFVTLRADGEREFLFFRHPSADMLLLESELDKNLIQKAKIFHYGSISLIEEPCRSTQLAAMKIAKASGSLLSYDPNLRLPLWPSEDAAKKEIMSIWNLADVIKVSEDEITFLTGGDDPYDDDVVLQKLFHPDLKLLVVSEGPNGCRYYTQEFKGRVGGVKVKPVDTTGAGDSFVSGLLNSLASDSTLLKDEKKLREALLFANACGAITVTERGAIPAMPSMDAVQNLLSSSSAPRS, encoded by the exons ATGGGTGAGAACGCCATCTCAG GGAATCTCAAGAATCTAACGATTGATACAAAAGATTCAGaaaatcttgtggtttgtttcgGTGAGatgttgattgattttgttcCAACGGTGGGAGGTGTTTCACTGGCTGAAGCACCAGCTTTCAAGAAAGCTCCTGGAGGAGCTCCTGCTAATGTAGCTGTTGGTGTCTCTAGACTTGGTGGCTCTTCTGCTTTCATTGGAAAG GTtggtgatgatgagtttggaAGAATGTTAGCTGATATTCTTAGGCTGAACAATGTTGACAACTCTGGAATGAGATTTGATCACAATGCAAGGACAGCGCTCGCCTTTGTCACGTTAAGAGCTGATGGAGAGAGGGAGTTTTTGTTCTTCAGGCACCCTAGTGCTGATATGCTTCTCTTGGAATCTGAGCTTGACAAGAACCTTATCCAAAAG GCCAAGATCTTTCATTACGGTTCTATCAGTTTGATTGAGGAGCCTTGCCGTTCCACTCAGCTTGCAGCTATGAAAATCGCTAAAGCTTCAGGGAGTCTCTTGTCTTATGATCCGAATTTGAGATTGCCGTTGTGGCCATCAGAAGACGCTGCAAAGAAAGAGATCATGAGTATCTGGAACTTAGCAGACGTTATAAAG GTTAGTGAGGACGAGATCACATTCCTGACTGGTGGAGATGATccttatgatgatgatgtggtgTTGCAAAAGCTCTTTCATCCCGATCTCAAGCTTCTCGTTGTTTCAGAAGGACCTAATGGCTGTAGATACTACACTCAG GAGTTTAAAGGTAGAGTTGGTGGAGTAAAAGTGAAGCCTGTTGATACAACAGGTGCAGGAGATTCATTCGTGAGCGGTCTATTGAACAGCTTAGCTTCTGATAGCACTCTTCTCAAG GATGAGAAGAAACTAAGAGAGGCACTTCTATTCGCAAACGCTTGTGGAGCCATTACAGTAACAGAGAGAGGAGCGATTCCAGCTATGCCTAGCATGGATGCTGTTCAAAaccttctatcttcttcttctgctcctcgCTCCTAA
- the LOC104761190 gene encoding MADS-box protein AGL71-like isoform X2: protein MGRGKIEIKKIENVTSRQVTFSKRRSGLFKKAHELSVLCDAQVAALVFSQSGRLYEYSSSEMEKIIERYGKFSNDSFVAERPQVERYLQELKKEIDRMVKKIDLLEVHHRKLMGQGLGSCSVAELQEIDIQIEKSLRIVRSRKAELYAGQLEKLKEKERELLNERKRLREEQLRERLMRPVVPLTLQICDKGKSTEDGGRTKHSSTSDVETDLFIGLPVTRQ, encoded by the exons ATGGGGAGAGGGAAGATCGAGATCAAGAAGATCGAGAACGTGACGAGCAGACAAGTAACGTTTTCTAAGCGAAGGAGCGGTCTCTTTAAGAAGGCTCATGAGCTTTCGGTTCTATGCGATGCTCAAGTCGCCGCCCTTGTCTTCTCTCAAAGTGGAAGATTATATGAATACTCTAGCTCCGA GATGGAGAAAATTATAGAAAGATATGGTAAGTTTAGTAATGACTCCTTTGTGGCCGAGAGGCCCCAAGTAGAACGATACTTGCAG GAACTGAAGAAGGAAATCGATAGAATGGTAAAGAAGATTGATCTTCTTGAAGTTCATCACCG TAAGCTGATGGGGCAAGGTTTGGGTTCGTGTTCAGTGGCAGAACTTCAAGAGATAGACATTCAAATTGAGAAGAGCCTTCGTATTGTAAGGTCAAGGAAG GCTGAGTTATATGCAGGTCAACTGGAAAAGCTAAAAGAAAAG GAGAGAGAGCTCTTGAACGAGAGAAAAAGGCTGCGTGAAGAG caACTTAGAGAAAGGTTGATGCGACCGGTGGTGCCACTAACTTTACAAATATGTGATAAGGGTAAAAGTACTGAAGATGGTGGTAGAACAAAACATTCCTCGACGTCGGATGTTGAAACTGATCTATTTATTGGATTGCCCGTTACTCGGCAATAA
- the LOC104761189 gene encoding MADS-box protein AGL72-like, with the protein MVRGKIEIKKIENVTSRQVTFSKRRSGLFKKAHELSVLCDAQVAAMIFSQKGRLYEFASTDVQKTIKRYAEYKRECFGAETHPLEQYVQGLKKETVTMVKKIEVLEVHNRKLMGQGLAFCSVKELQDIATQIEKSLHIVRSTKAKLYEDELKKLEAKERELKDERVRLCGRVGERPMGMPSGSKDKEDVETDLFIGFPESRP; encoded by the exons ATGGTGAGAGGAAAGATCGAGATCAAGAAGATCGAGAACGTGACAAGCAGACAAGTCACATTTTCAAAGCGAAGGAGTGGTCTCTTTAAGAAGGCTCATGAGCTTTCTGTTCTATGTGATGCTCAAGTCGCAGCTATGATCTTCTCTCAGAAAGGAAGATTATATGAATTCGCAAGCACCGA TGTCCAGAAGACAATCAAGCGATATGCTGAATATAAGAGAGAGTGCTTTGGTGCAGAAACTCACCCCTTAGAGCAATACGTGCAG GGACTAAAGAAGGAAACGGTGACAATGGTGAAAAAGATTGAAGTGCTTGAAGTTCATAACCG GAAGCTGATGGGGCAAGGTTTGGCGTTTTGTTCGGTGAAAGAACTTCAGGATATAGCCACTCAGATAGAGAAAAGCCTTCATATTGTTAGATCAAcaaag GCTAAGTTATATGAAGATGAGCTAAAGAAACTAGAAGCCAAG GAGAGGGAACTCAAAGACGAGAGAGTCAGGCTCTGTGGAAGG GTTGGAGAAAGGCCAATGGGAATGCCGTCGGGAAGCAAAGACAAAGAGGATGTGGAAACTGATCTATTTATTGGATTTCCGGAGAGCCGACCATAA
- the LOC104761190 gene encoding MADS-box protein AGL71-like isoform X1 — protein MNLGMNMAGKMGRGKIEIKKIENVTSRQVTFSKRRSGLFKKAHELSVLCDAQVAALVFSQSGRLYEYSSSEMEKIIERYGKFSNDSFVAERPQVERYLQELKKEIDRMVKKIDLLEVHHRKLMGQGLGSCSVAELQEIDIQIEKSLRIVRSRKAELYAGQLEKLKEKERELLNERKRLREEQLRERLMRPVVPLTLQICDKGKSTEDGGRTKHSSTSDVETDLFIGLPVTRQ, from the exons ATGAATCTTGGAATGAATATGGCAGGAAAGATGGGGAGAGGGAAGATCGAGATCAAGAAGATCGAGAACGTGACGAGCAGACAAGTAACGTTTTCTAAGCGAAGGAGCGGTCTCTTTAAGAAGGCTCATGAGCTTTCGGTTCTATGCGATGCTCAAGTCGCCGCCCTTGTCTTCTCTCAAAGTGGAAGATTATATGAATACTCTAGCTCCGA GATGGAGAAAATTATAGAAAGATATGGTAAGTTTAGTAATGACTCCTTTGTGGCCGAGAGGCCCCAAGTAGAACGATACTTGCAG GAACTGAAGAAGGAAATCGATAGAATGGTAAAGAAGATTGATCTTCTTGAAGTTCATCACCG TAAGCTGATGGGGCAAGGTTTGGGTTCGTGTTCAGTGGCAGAACTTCAAGAGATAGACATTCAAATTGAGAAGAGCCTTCGTATTGTAAGGTCAAGGAAG GCTGAGTTATATGCAGGTCAACTGGAAAAGCTAAAAGAAAAG GAGAGAGAGCTCTTGAACGAGAGAAAAAGGCTGCGTGAAGAG caACTTAGAGAAAGGTTGATGCGACCGGTGGTGCCACTAACTTTACAAATATGTGATAAGGGTAAAAGTACTGAAGATGGTGGTAGAACAAAACATTCCTCGACGTCGGATGTTGAAACTGATCTATTTATTGGATTGCCCGTTACTCGGCAATAA
- the LOC104761187 gene encoding junctophilin-2, protein MMASDPKLKAEIGPDGLAREAPVIAYTEKIIAEEQVQLRKYIEENYTKIRDVEREFGNLTMEMKLTAGPKKAAMEHLRKKIEIATEKIHVAKLKEEEAREAFEAASKVVKDEEAAKQSLCEDLNRLVQESSNTQYARLEELKRRLEVLNPNRSSTSVQQVQETETKSVVDSSPAPSGNQTHPEKPENNQGKEEGGKEHGQRPATAEGESKSKKKPQNQGRGRGIGIMNKGRGGWTGAGFDVDGRT, encoded by the exons ATGATGGCTTCGGATCCAAAACTCAAGGCTGAGATCGGACCTGATGGTCTTGCTAGAGAAGCTCCTGTTATTGCTTACACAGAGAAG ATAATCGCGGAAGAGCAAGTTCAGTTGAGGAA ATACATTGAGGAGAACTATACAAAGATTAGGGATGTAGAAAGGGAATTTGGAAACCTTACTATGGAAATGAAACTCACTGCTGGACCTAAGAAAGCAG CAATGGAACACTTgagaaagaaaattgaaatcGCAACTGAAAAGATCCATGTTGCTaagttgaaagaagaagaagcacgagag gCATTTGAAGCAGCATCAAAAGTTGTGAAGGATGAAGAAGCAGCAAAACAGAGTCTTTGTGAAGATTTAAACCGTCTG GTACAAGAAAGCAGCAATACGCAGTACGCCAGACTTGAGGAATTGAAAAGGAGACTAGAAGTGCTTAATCCAAATAGATCATCTACTTCTGTTCAGCAA GTCCAAGAAACAGAGACTAAATCTGTAGTAGACAGCTCACCAGCACCCAGTGGTAATCAGACTCACCCGGAAAAACCAGAAAATAACCAGGGGAAGGAGGAAGGAGGTAAAGAACATGGACAGAGGCCAGCAACAGCGGAAGGagaatcaaaatcgaaaaagaaaCCACAGAATCAAGGAAGGGGAAGAGGAATTGGAATCATGAACAAAGGGAGAGGAGGTTGGACAGGTGCTGGATTCGATGTCGATGGTAGAACTTAA